A stretch of the Flavobacterium aquiphilum genome encodes the following:
- a CDS encoding sodium/sugar symporter, which yields MSQNLVFADYAVFIIYFVIVSTYGYMIYRKREKNEHDAKAYFLAEGTLTWWAIGASLIASNISAEQFIGMSGEGYFLGIAVAAYEWIAAIALIIIAIWFIPVYLKNKIYTMPQFLKTRYNESTALIMAVFWLFLYVFVNLTSILYLGAVAINGLAGGEYLHAIMIGLAVFALLISLGGMKVVAYTDVIQVAVLIIGGLVTSYIALTTVGNYFGFGHDAIAGFNVLMEKAPEHFKMIIPKPHDTMVTAQTSQLAIDKYLTFPGMLSYLAGIWIINLNYWGCNQYITQRALGADLQTARTGILFAGFLKLLMPLIVMLPGIAAFVLHETGHLPQLVGGKDGAYSAMLTFLPTGLKGLSVAALTAAIVASLAGKVNSISTIYTLDVHKKYIQKSATDRAQVNIGRYAVVAAMILAVLFTWNDLLGIGGVGGFTYIQKYTGFISPGVFAMFILGMFWKRTTGAAAIVGVITGFLLSVLFNEFAPALFGNETLLYTAYANAKGIYEIPFHICMGLSFAFTMLLMIAVSLAGPKVNPKAFDLDTEMFKVKPQTMVLIVLTLLIIVALYVKFW from the coding sequence ATCGCTTCCAACATATCGGCCGAGCAATTTATCGGGATGAGTGGTGAAGGTTACTTTTTGGGAATCGCCGTTGCTGCTTACGAATGGATTGCTGCCATTGCTTTGATTATCATTGCGATTTGGTTTATTCCTGTTTATTTGAAAAACAAGATTTACACCATGCCTCAATTTTTGAAAACTAGATATAACGAATCGACAGCTTTGATTATGGCTGTTTTCTGGTTGTTTTTATATGTTTTCGTGAACTTGACTTCTATTTTATACTTAGGAGCTGTTGCTATTAATGGATTGGCAGGTGGAGAATACCTACACGCCATCATGATTGGTCTTGCGGTTTTTGCCTTATTGATTTCTTTAGGAGGTATGAAGGTGGTTGCTTATACTGACGTAATTCAGGTAGCGGTTTTGATTATTGGAGGATTAGTTACTTCTTACATTGCTTTGACAACTGTTGGTAACTATTTTGGTTTTGGTCACGATGCAATTGCTGGTTTTAATGTATTGATGGAAAAAGCACCAGAGCATTTTAAAATGATTATTCCTAAACCACATGACACGATGGTTACTGCGCAAACATCTCAGTTAGCCATTGACAAATATTTGACTTTCCCTGGAATGTTGTCTTATTTAGCAGGTATCTGGATTATCAACCTTAATTACTGGGGATGTAACCAATACATCACTCAAAGAGCTTTGGGAGCTGATTTGCAAACTGCACGTACAGGTATTTTATTTGCTGGATTCTTGAAATTATTGATGCCTCTTATCGTAATGCTGCCTGGTATTGCTGCTTTTGTTTTACATGAAACAGGTCACTTACCACAATTGGTTGGAGGAAAAGACGGAGCTTATTCTGCTATGTTAACATTCTTACCAACTGGTTTGAAAGGATTATCTGTTGCTGCTTTGACAGCTGCGATCGTGGCATCTTTGGCTGGTAAAGTAAACAGTATTTCTACTATCTATACTTTGGACGTACATAAAAAATACATTCAAAAAAGCGCTACTGATAGAGCTCAGGTAAACATCGGAAGATACGCTGTTGTTGCAGCTATGATTCTTGCTGTTTTATTTACTTGGAATGACTTGTTAGGAATTGGTGGTGTAGGTGGTTTCACTTACATTCAAAAATATACTGGATTTATTAGTCCAGGGGTATTCGCGATGTTCATTCTTGGTATGTTCTGGAAAAGAACAACAGGAGCTGCAGCTATTGTTGGTGTAATCACAGGTTTCTTATTATCTGTTTTATTCAATGAATTTGCTCCTGCATTATTCGGAAACGAAACTTTATTGTATACTGCTTACGCAAATGCTAAAGGAATCTATGAAATTCCGTTCCACATCTGTATGGGATTATCATTTGCGTTCACTATGCTTTTGATGATTGCGGTGAGTTTGGCTGGACCAAAAGTGAATCCAAAAGCTTTCGACTTGGATACTGAAATGTTCAAAGTAAAACCACAAACAATGGTGTTAATTGTATTGACATTATTAATCATCGTTGCTTTGTATGTGAAGTTCTGGTAA